In Candidatus Tachikawaea gelatinosa, a genomic segment contains:
- the thiQ gene encoding thiamine ABC transporter ATP-binding protein → MLKLIDIKYRHANTIFNFSFTAKKGEKIIVIGPSGSGKTTLLNLISGFFQPIQGKIFINNYDYTKIYSNQRPVSMLFQENNLFMHLTVYENIGLALNSRLKLNDLEKKKIKKIAEKMKIIDLMQFFPYQLSGGQQQRVALSRCLLQKRPVLLLDEPFSSLDFFLRQEIIKLIDTICNEYNITLLNITHHLDDFKNLSLRSILIDKGKIVFDGLINQAIKKFENFYK, encoded by the coding sequence ATGTTAAAATTAATTGATATAAAGTATCGGCATGCTAACACAATTTTTAATTTTTCTTTTACAGCTAAAAAAGGAGAAAAAATCATTGTAATAGGCCCTAGTGGTTCTGGTAAAACTACACTTTTAAACTTAATATCTGGTTTTTTTCAACCTATACAAGGAAAAATTTTTATTAATAATTATGATTATACTAAAATTTATTCAAATCAACGACCAGTTTCAATGTTATTTCAAGAAAATAATCTTTTTATGCATTTAACTGTTTATGAAAATATAGGATTAGCTTTAAATTCTAGATTAAAACTAAATGATTTAGAAAAAAAAAAAATAAAAAAAATAGCAGAAAAGATGAAAATTATTGATTTAATGCAATTTTTTCCTTATCAATTATCAGGAGGACAACAACAACGTGTTGCATTAAGTCGTTGTTTATTGCAAAAAAGACCAGTATTACTATTAGATGAACCATTTTCAAGTTTAGATTTTTTTTTAAGACAAGAAATTATCAAGTTGATCGATACAATTTGTAACGAATATAATATCACTTTACTAAATATTACTCATCATCTTGATGATTTTAAGAATCTTTCATTAAGAAGTATATTAATAGACAAAGGAAAAATTGTATTTGATGGCTTAATTAATCAAGCAATAAAAAAATTTGAAAATTTTTATAAGTAA
- the queA gene encoding tRNA preQ1(34) S-adenosylmethionine ribosyltransferase-isomerase QueA — MHISKFFFDLPTKLIARFPQKKRSSCRLLILNKISGKITHTKFYDIVNKINEGDLLIFNDTKVIPARIYGHKNTGGKIEILVERILDNKNILVHIYSKRPLSLGSKIFLQKRKNSTQYIEAIIIKIIKNEAIISFSKNNFNTLDILYEVGHIPLPPYIKRIDEKIDYEYYQTIYGKNIGSIAAHTAGLHFDQELLKKIKKKNIETAFITLHIGIGTFKSIRKTNIKYHTMHDEYLNISQETINAILSCKARGNKIIAVGTSTVRALESIAINNNQNFVPYSGKTNIFIYPGWKYRVIDALITNFHLPKSTLIILVSAFVGRQLLMRTYQEAIKKKYLFFSYGDAMFISNDPHI, encoded by the coding sequence ATGCATATATCTAAATTCTTTTTTGATCTTCCTACTAAACTAATTGCACGTTTTCCACAAAAAAAAAGAAGTAGTTGTCGATTACTTATACTAAATAAAATCAGTGGTAAAATAACTCATACGAAATTTTACGATATTGTAAACAAAATTAATGAAGGAGATTTATTAATTTTTAATGATACCAAAGTAATTCCTGCTAGAATATATGGACATAAAAATACTGGAGGAAAAATAGAAATTTTAGTAGAACGTATTTTAGACAACAAAAATATTTTAGTACATATTTATTCAAAACGTCCATTATCATTAGGTTCAAAGATATTTTTACAAAAAAGAAAGAATTCTACTCAATATATAGAAGCAATTATTATAAAAATTATTAAAAATGAAGCAATTATTAGTTTTAGTAAAAATAATTTTAATACACTTGATATTCTTTATGAAGTAGGTCATATTCCATTGCCTCCATATATAAAACGTATTGATGAAAAAATAGATTACGAATATTATCAAACAATATATGGAAAAAATATTGGTTCAATTGCAGCGCATACTGCAGGTTTACATTTTGATCAAGAATTATTAAAAAAAATTAAAAAAAAGAATATAGAAACAGCATTTATAACTTTACATATCGGGATTGGTACATTTAAAAGTATCAGAAAAACGAATATAAAATATCATACTATGCATGATGAATACTTAAATATTTCACAAGAAACAATTAATGCAATTTTATCTTGTAAAGCTAGAGGTAATAAAATAATAGCAGTAGGTACTAGTACAGTTAGAGCATTAGAAAGTATAGCTATAAACAACAATCAAAATTTTGTTCCATACTCTGGTAAAACAAATATATTTATATATCCAGGATGGAAATATAGAGTTATTGATGCGTTAATTACGAATTTTCATTTGCCTAAATCTACTTTAATTATCTTAGTTTCAGCTTTTGTTGGACGTCAACTGCTCATGAGAACTTATCAGGAAGCAATTAAAAAAAAGTATCTCTTTTTTAGTTATGGCGATGCAATGTTTATTAGTAATGATCCTCACATTTAA
- the tgt gene encoding tRNA guanosine(34) transglycosylase Tgt, whose protein sequence is MKFKIDAICGKARCGRLIINNNVIDTPTFMPVGTYGTIKSLSIDEITNTGSQIILCNALHLFLRPGTKIIKSYNGLHNFIQWKKPILTDSGGFQVFSLKKFRRINEKGVKFKSPINGEYFFLNPEKSISIQNDLGSDIFMIFDECTSYPVTWKDAKKSMERSLKWAERSKICFQTITTKKKLLFGIIQGSIYKDLRLFSLKELLDINFDGYAIGGLSVGEPKKDINNILSYICSKIPSKKPRYLMGIGKPEDIITAVLNGVDMFDCVIPTRNARNGYLFTNKKIIKIRNTKYKTDLRPLDYECLCYTCQNYSRGYLHHLDKCNETLGMRLNTIHNLHYYQFFMRNIRMAIINNNLEKFINDFYIKNNILR, encoded by the coding sequence TTGAAATTTAAGATTGATGCAATATGTGGAAAAGCGCGTTGCGGTCGTCTTATTATCAATAACAACGTTATTGACACGCCTACTTTTATGCCAGTGGGAACATATGGAACGATAAAAAGTCTCTCCATAGATGAGATTACTAATACTGGTTCACAAATAATATTATGTAATGCTTTACATTTATTTTTAAGACCAGGAACAAAAATTATAAAATCTTATAATGGTTTACATAATTTTATTCAGTGGAAAAAACCAATTCTTACAGATTCTGGAGGTTTTCAAGTTTTTAGCTTAAAAAAATTTAGAAGAATTAACGAAAAAGGAGTAAAGTTTAAAAGTCCAATTAATGGTGAATATTTTTTCTTAAATCCAGAAAAATCGATATCAATCCAAAATGATCTTGGATCTGATATTTTTATGATTTTTGATGAATGTACATCATATCCTGTTACTTGGAAAGATGCTAAAAAATCAATGGAAAGATCTTTAAAATGGGCTGAAAGAAGTAAAATATGTTTTCAAACCATTACAACAAAGAAAAAACTTTTATTTGGTATTATTCAAGGTAGTATCTATAAAGATTTGCGTCTTTTTTCTTTAAAAGAATTATTAGATATAAACTTTGATGGTTACGCTATTGGTGGTTTATCAGTAGGAGAACCAAAAAAAGATATAAATAACATTCTATCATATATTTGTTCTAAAATTCCTTCTAAAAAACCTCGTTATCTTATGGGTATTGGAAAACCGGAAGATATTATTACAGCAGTATTAAATGGTGTCGATATGTTTGATTGTGTCATTCCTACAAGGAATGCAAGAAATGGGTATTTGTTTACAAATAAAAAAATTATAAAAATCAGGAATACGAAATACAAAACTGATCTACGTCCATTAGATTATGAATGTTTATGTTATACATGCCAAAATTATAGTAGAGGATATTTGCATCATTTAGACAAATGTAATGAAACTCTAGGTATGAGATTAAATACTATTCATAATCTTCATTATTATCAGTTTTTTATGAGAAATATAAGAATGGCTATTATAAATAACAATCTTGAGAAATTTATTAATGATTTCTATATAAAAAATAATATATTAAGATAA
- the yajC gene encoding preprotein translocase subunit YajC, protein MSNIHSTDQSNPYSLILILILFGVTFYFVVFLPQKKRLNEQKKVIDSIVEGDEIITTSGLLGRVVNIKKTGYISIALNEKTEVVIKRDFIASILPKGTINEL, encoded by the coding sequence ATGTCAAATATACACTCTACTGATCAGAGTAATCCTTATTCTTTAATATTAATATTAATATTATTTGGTGTTACTTTTTATTTTGTTGTTTTTTTACCTCAAAAAAAACGTTTAAACGAACAAAAAAAAGTTATAGATTCGATTGTTGAAGGAGATGAAATTATTACTACTAGTGGTTTATTAGGACGTGTAGTAAACATCAAAAAAACTGGATATATTAGTATTGCTTTAAACGAAAAAACAGAAGTTGTTATTAAACGTGACTTTATTGCTTCTATTTTGCCTAAAGGCACCATTAATGAATTATAA
- the secD gene encoding protein translocase subunit SecD produces MSNRYPFWKYCLFIIIIIIGSLYALPNIYGESPAIQITLTHYKPFTKNTLNQIHNVLKKEKISAQKLILDNKSFFIFFKNTETQLNFYNILKKKLGKNYLVALNLYPSTPKWMQKIGAHPMKLGLDLRGGIYFLMQSDVDKNFINIQNNNIKLIKKTINLNKIHYKKIEKISNKKIKIYLYDEKDSKKLLKNLQLLNKNFFISVFKKNIYVQMKDEFVHKTIIEITKKNIGILRNRLNQLGLSEILIYQQGFDKIVVEIPGIQDATHAKEIISLTAMIELHVVETDILKYSQDYEKTLEVKSTRDGQKYLLKKNVILSGNHIINSNVSIDEYNKPQVDIMLDDQGGNLMFNFSKKNIGKLIATLLIEYYETGKKDIHGDKVLQKKEEIINIAKIQSVLNNNFRISGIKNIDEARQLSLLLRSGALIAPLRILEERIIGPIMGKKNITQGIKSCIWSVIAASCFMIIFYKKFGLIAVFSLFINLILITGLMSLIPNITLTMPGIAGIVLTIAIAVDANVLINERIKEELINNNSIQLSIFYGYKNALSSILDANFSTLITTIVLYIFGTGAIKGFAITTAIGIFTSMFSSIFITRGIVNLLYGHKNIKKLSI; encoded by the coding sequence GTGTCAAATCGTTATCCTTTTTGGAAATATTGTTTATTTATTATTATCATAATTATAGGTTCTTTATATGCTTTACCAAACATTTATGGAGAAAGTCCAGCTATTCAAATTACTTTAACTCACTATAAACCGTTTACTAAAAATACTTTAAATCAAATACATAATGTTTTAAAAAAAGAAAAAATTTCAGCTCAAAAACTGATATTAGATAATAAAAGTTTTTTTATATTTTTTAAAAATACAGAAACACAATTAAATTTTTATAATATTTTAAAAAAAAAGCTAGGAAAAAATTATTTAGTTGCCTTAAATTTATATCCTTCTACCCCAAAATGGATGCAGAAAATTGGAGCTCATCCTATGAAACTTGGTTTAGATTTAAGAGGTGGAATTTATTTTTTAATGCAATCAGATGTAGATAAAAATTTTATTAACATACAGAATAATAATATTAAATTAATAAAAAAAACTATTAATTTAAACAAAATTCATTATAAAAAAATAGAAAAAATATCAAATAAAAAAATAAAAATTTATTTATATGATGAAAAAGATAGCAAAAAATTATTAAAAAATCTTCAATTGCTAAATAAAAATTTTTTTATTTCAGTTTTTAAAAAAAACATTTATGTACAAATGAAAGATGAATTTGTTCATAAAACTATTATAGAAATAACAAAAAAAAATATCGGTATTCTTCGTAATCGTTTAAATCAATTAGGATTATCAGAAATTTTAATTTATCAACAAGGTTTTGACAAAATTGTTGTTGAAATTCCAGGCATACAAGATGCTACACACGCAAAAGAAATTATTAGTCTTACTGCTATGATAGAGTTACATGTAGTTGAAACAGATATTCTAAAATATAGTCAAGATTATGAAAAAACGTTAGAAGTAAAAAGTACAAGAGACGGTCAAAAATATTTATTAAAAAAAAATGTAATATTATCAGGTAACCATATTATTAATTCAAATGTTAGCATTGATGAATATAATAAACCTCAAGTAGATATTATGCTTGATGATCAAGGTGGTAATCTTATGTTTAATTTTAGTAAAAAAAACATTGGAAAGTTAATAGCTACTCTTTTAATTGAATATTATGAAACAGGAAAAAAAGACATTCATGGAGATAAAGTCCTTCAAAAAAAGGAAGAAATAATTAATATCGCAAAAATTCAATCAGTATTGAACAATAATTTTCGTATTAGTGGAATTAAAAATATTGATGAAGCACGTCAGTTATCGTTATTATTACGTTCAGGTGCTCTGATTGCTCCATTACGAATACTTGAAGAACGTATAATTGGACCAATTATGGGTAAAAAAAATATCACTCAAGGAATTAAATCATGTATATGGAGTGTAATTGCTGCTAGTTGTTTTATGATTATTTTTTATAAAAAATTTGGTCTTATTGCAGTATTTTCTTTATTTATTAACTTAATCTTAATTACAGGACTTATGTCATTAATTCCTAATATTACATTAACTATGCCTGGTATAGCTGGTATAGTACTAACTATTGCTATAGCAGTAGATGCTAATGTATTAATTAATGAAAGAATTAAAGAAGAATTAATTAATAATAATTCAATACAATTATCTATTTTTTATGGATATAAAAATGCATTATCTAGTATATTAGATGCTAATTTTAGTACATTAATAACTACAATAGTTCTTTATATCTTTGGTACTGGTGCAATTAAAGGATTTGCAATTACCACTGCAATTGGTATTTTTACTTCAATGTTTTCATCAATTTTTATAACTCGTGGAATAGTTAATTTATTATATGGTCACAAGAATATTAAAAAACTTTCCATTTAG
- the secF gene encoding protein translocase subunit SecF yields the protein MNVLLTSKTEQKTKIYDFMRWNYFAFFVSVILCIISILVIYNKNFNLGIDFTGGKIVEIQLEKPINLTILKKSLQKSGLYKVNLQKFDSDLNIKIQFYLNKNADDTLTIKNILNNIYLQKKQKVIITRTESIGPGAGADLFLKGITAFFAALFSIFIYVTFRFEWRLALSTIIALIHDIIITIGFLSLFSIEINLTSIASLISVIGYSLNDSIVSSDRIRENFNKIKNISSYEIINLSLTQTLKRTLMTAAIILIAIIILAIFGGEFLKSFSLTMLIGVSIGTLSSFYITSALALVFGINNKILTK from the coding sequence ATGAATGTACTATTAACTAGTAAAACAGAACAAAAAACAAAAATTTATGATTTTATGCGTTGGAATTATTTTGCTTTTTTTGTTTCGGTAATTTTATGTATTATTTCTATTCTTGTAATTTATAATAAAAATTTTAATCTAGGAATTGATTTTACTGGAGGAAAAATTGTTGAAATTCAATTAGAAAAACCAATAAATTTAACTATTTTGAAAAAATCATTACAAAAATCTGGACTTTATAAAGTAAACTTACAAAAATTTGACAGTGATCTTAATATAAAAATACAATTTTATTTAAATAAAAATGCTGATGATACATTGACTATTAAAAATATACTAAATAATATTTATTTACAAAAAAAACAAAAAGTCATTATTACTCGAACTGAATCGATTGGTCCTGGTGCAGGTGCAGATTTATTTTTAAAGGGAATAACAGCTTTTTTTGCTGCTTTATTTTCTATTTTTATATACGTTACTTTTCGCTTTGAATGGAGATTAGCATTAAGTACAATTATAGCATTAATACATGATATAATTATTACTATTGGATTTTTATCATTATTTTCTATTGAAATAAATTTAACAAGTATTGCGTCACTAATATCAGTTATTGGTTATTCTTTAAATGACAGCATTGTTTCTTCTGATCGTATTAGAGAAAATTTTAATAAAATTAAAAATATTAGTTCTTATGAAATAATAAATTTATCATTAACACAAACTTTAAAAAGAACTCTTATGACTGCCGCAATAATTTTAATCGCCATTATAATACTTGCTATTTTTGGAGGAGAATTTTTGAAAAGTTTTTCTTTAACAATGTTAATTGGTGTTTCGATAGGAACCCTTTCATCTTTTTATATCACTTCTGCTTTAGCGTTAGTATTTGGTATCAATAATAAAATTTTAACAAAATAA
- the ribD gene encoding bifunctional diaminohydroxyphosphoribosylaminopyrimidine deaminase/5-amino-6-(5-phosphoribosylamino)uracil reductase RibD, producing the protein MMDDFYMNRALQLAYRGIFTTDPNPNVGCVIVKNNHIVGEGWHRKAGDMHAEIYALINAGKNSLNATAYITLEPCNHFGKTPPCCIELIKSGINRVVIATKDPNPLVSGKSLTYLQKHGIQTKVGTMANEAKKINCGFFKRMKTGFPWIQIKMASSIDGRTSLLSEKKCWITDSFSRSDVQKFRAQSSAILSSSATVMIDNPSLNVRWNELDTNTKVILKKEDVRQPIIIIIDSKNKVTSQYKIINQSSNNIWFIRKNIKREFLSLKKIKQILVPTKNENIDLLKMFLILGKKQINKILVESGPKLAGALIKQKLADEIILYMSPKIFGHENKELFYIPKLHKLSEALEYKFTDIQVLGNDLRLILTPKKNI; encoded by the coding sequence ATAATGGACGATTTTTATATGAATCGTGCTTTACAATTAGCATATCGCGGTATTTTTACAACAGATCCTAATCCTAATGTCGGTTGTGTAATTGTAAAAAATAATCATATTGTAGGAGAGGGATGGCATAGAAAAGCAGGTGATATGCATGCAGAAATATATGCTTTAATAAATGCTGGAAAAAATTCATTAAATGCTACAGCATACATTACACTTGAACCTTGCAATCATTTTGGAAAAACCCCCCCATGTTGTATAGAGTTAATAAAAAGTGGTATTAATCGTGTAGTTATTGCTACTAAAGATCCAAATCCTTTAGTATCTGGAAAAAGCTTAACTTATCTTCAAAAACATGGCATTCAAACTAAAGTTGGTACTATGGCTAACGAAGCTAAAAAAATCAATTGTGGTTTTTTTAAAAGAATGAAAACAGGTTTTCCTTGGATACAAATAAAGATGGCATCATCTATTGATGGTAGAACTTCTTTATTATCAGAAAAAAAATGTTGGATTACAGATTCATTTTCAAGAAGTGATGTTCAAAAATTTAGAGCACAAAGTTCGGCTATTCTTAGTAGCAGTGCAACTGTGATGATAGATAATCCATCTCTTAATGTGAGATGGAATGAATTGGATACGAACACAAAAGTGATTTTAAAAAAAGAAGATGTTCGTCAACCTATCATTATCATTATTGATAGCAAAAATAAAGTAACATCACAATATAAAATAATAAATCAATCGTCTAATAATATTTGGTTTATAAGAAAAAATATTAAACGAGAATTTCTTTCTTTAAAGAAAATAAAACAAATTCTTGTTCCAACAAAGAATGAAAATATTGATTTGTTAAAAATGTTTCTAATATTAGGAAAAAAACAAATAAATAAAATTTTAGTAGAATCTGGACCAAAACTAGCAGGTGCTTTAATTAAACAAAAATTAGCAGATGAAATAATTTTATATATGTCACCTAAAATTTTTGGTCATGAAAATAAGGAATTATTTTATATTCCTAAGTTACATAAATTATCTGAAGCATTAGAATATAAATTTACTGATATTCAAGTATTAGGAAATGATTTACGTTTAATATTAACACCAAAAAAAAATATTTAA
- the ribH gene encoding 6,7-dimethyl-8-ribityllumazine synthase yields the protein MKTIHADLYNSDSKIAIIVSKFNKHINNNLLEGAIHALQKIGQIKDENITIIWVPGSYELPLVLNILLKYNSNFSAVIALGTIIKGETDHFKHIASSVSSSIIEIMQKREIPIGFGILITKNMQQALDRSGGKFGNKGYEAAMTVLEMINLINIVKN from the coding sequence ATGAAAACTATCCATGCTGATTTATATAATTCTGATTCAAAGATTGCAATTATTGTATCAAAATTCAATAAACATATAAATAATAACTTGTTAGAGGGAGCTATTCATGCATTACAAAAAATAGGTCAAATAAAAGATGAAAATATTACAATTATCTGGGTACCAGGCTCTTATGAGTTACCTTTAGTTTTAAATATATTATTAAAATATAATAGTAATTTTTCAGCCGTTATTGCTTTAGGAACAATTATTAAAGGTGAAACTGATCATTTTAAGCATATTGCTAGTAGTGTCAGTTCTAGTATTATAGAAATTATGCAAAAAAGAGAAATACCAATTGGTTTTGGAATACTAATTACTAAAAATATGCAACAAGCTCTAGATCGTTCAGGTGGAAAATTTGGTAATAAAGGATATGAGGCAGCAATGACGGTATTAGAAATGATTAATCTTATTAACATAGTTAAAAACTAA